From a region of the Bradyrhizobium sp. KBS0727 genome:
- the fabZ gene encoding 3-hydroxyacyl-ACP dehydratase FabZ translates to MMEEAPVRFELVDINEILKTLPHRYPMLLIDRVKNIRTDYSGIGIKNVTFNEPPFLGHFPERPVYPGVMMIEAMAQTAGVIGIKSVEGTEKPRAVYFLTIDKCKFRKPVMPGDTVEYHMRSIGRRKSMWWFHGDAKVEGTVVAEADVGAMLTD, encoded by the coding sequence ATGATGGAGGAGGCACCGGTCAGGTTTGAGCTCGTGGACATCAACGAGATCCTCAAGACGCTGCCGCACCGTTATCCGATGCTGCTGATCGACCGGGTGAAGAATATCCGGACCGATTACAGCGGTATCGGCATCAAGAACGTCACCTTCAACGAGCCGCCGTTTCTCGGGCATTTTCCGGAACGGCCGGTCTATCCCGGCGTGATGATGATCGAGGCGATGGCGCAGACCGCCGGCGTCATCGGCATCAAATCGGTCGAGGGCACCGAGAAGCCGCGCGCGGTTTATTTCCTCACCATCGACAAGTGCAAGTTTCGCAAGCCCGTGATGCCAGGCGACACCGTCGAGTACCACATGCGCTCGATCGGCCGCCGCAAGAGCATGTGGTGGTTTCACGGCGATGCCAAGGTGGAAGGCACCGTCGTCGCCGAGGCCGACGTCGGCGCGATGCTGACGGACTAA
- the bamA gene encoding outer membrane protein assembly factor BamA, giving the protein MMFGMRVRGALLATLIMFAVPAAATLTGVLVSAPAAAQSVASITVEGNRRVEVETIRSYFKPGPGGRLTQAEIDDGLKALIETGLFQDVRINQAGGRIVVVVVENAVIGRIAFEGNKKVKDEQLSAEIQSKPRGTFSRPTVQSDAQRIAEIYRRSGRYDVRVTPEIIEQPNNRVDLIFTINEGGKTGVKSIEFIGNVAYSAYRLKDIIKTHESNLLSFLGGADVYDPDRVEADRDLIRRFYLKHGFADVQVVAALTEYDPERKGFLVTFKIEEGQQYRVASVDFQTSIGTLDATSMRGFSRVSVGSLYNAEALEKSVEEMQIEASRRGYAFAVVRPRGDRNFEQHTVSIVFSIDEGPRTYIERINIRGNTRTRDYVIRREFDLSEGDAYNRALVDRAERRLKNLDFFKSVKIVTEPGSSTDRIILIVDLEEKSTGDFSVSGGYSTTDGALAEVSISERNFLGRGLFAKASVTYGQYARGYALSFVDPYLLDYRVALGLDLFQRQQLANSYIAYGTKTLGFSPRLGFSLREDLALQLRYSIYSQQIQLPSNLANCNNNPNNGLLAFNPSPAYANLNGIPNGGTASAGGQTATDTSGAGLWCYSDGEASLPVRKELQSGKTLTSSVGYSLNYNTLDNNKNPTDGLLIDWKQDFAGLGGDVKYIKSAIDAKYYTPLVADVVGLIHLQAGMLNQFGNTELRMLDHFQMGPNLVRGFAPNGIGPRDINPFGTGDALGGTKYWGVSAELQMPFWFLPKEVGLKGSVYADAGGLYDYKGPTAWAQTGEVNTPGCRPARTLSPTDAGTCLGLQYDSGNVVRTSVGVGLIWASPFGPLRFDYAVPLTKGQFDRVQQFKFGGGTSF; this is encoded by the coding sequence ATGATGTTTGGAATGCGAGTGCGGGGGGCCTTGTTGGCCACCCTGATCATGTTCGCCGTGCCGGCGGCAGCGACGCTGACAGGCGTGCTGGTGTCTGCGCCGGCTGCGGCCCAGAGCGTGGCGTCGATCACCGTCGAGGGGAACCGGCGGGTCGAGGTCGAAACTATCAGATCCTATTTCAAGCCGGGCCCCGGTGGCCGGCTGACCCAGGCCGAGATCGACGATGGCCTGAAGGCGCTGATCGAGACCGGCCTGTTCCAGGACGTCAGGATCAACCAGGCCGGCGGCCGGATCGTGGTGGTCGTGGTCGAAAACGCCGTGATCGGGCGCATCGCTTTCGAAGGCAACAAGAAGGTCAAGGACGAGCAGCTTTCGGCGGAAATCCAGTCCAAGCCGCGCGGCACGTTTTCGCGGCCGACGGTTCAGTCGGATGCCCAGCGTATCGCCGAAATCTACCGGCGTTCGGGCCGCTATGACGTGCGCGTCACGCCTGAAATCATCGAGCAGCCCAATAACCGCGTCGATCTCATCTTCACGATCAACGAAGGCGGCAAGACCGGCGTCAAATCGATCGAATTCATCGGCAACGTGGCCTATTCGGCCTATCGCCTCAAGGACATCATCAAGACGCACGAATCCAACCTGCTGAGCTTCCTCGGCGGCGCCGACGTCTACGATCCCGACCGGGTCGAGGCCGATCGCGACCTGATTCGCCGCTTCTATCTCAAGCACGGCTTTGCCGACGTGCAGGTGGTGGCCGCGCTGACCGAATACGATCCGGAAAGGAAGGGCTTCCTCGTTACCTTCAAGATCGAGGAAGGCCAGCAGTACCGCGTCGCTTCCGTCGATTTCCAGACCAGCATCGGTACGCTCGATGCGACCTCGATGCGCGGCTTCAGCCGCGTTAGCGTCGGCTCGCTTTACAACGCCGAAGCGCTGGAAAAATCGGTCGAGGAGATGCAGATCGAAGCCTCGCGGCGCGGCTATGCGTTCGCAGTGGTGCGCCCGCGCGGCGACCGCAATTTCGAGCAGCACACCGTCTCGATCGTGTTCTCCATCGACGAAGGCCCGCGTACCTATATCGAGCGCATCAATATTCGCGGCAATACCCGCACCCGCGACTACGTGATTCGCCGCGAATTCGACCTTTCCGAAGGCGACGCCTACAACCGCGCGCTGGTCGATCGCGCCGAGCGCAGGCTGAAGAATCTCGACTTCTTCAAGAGCGTGAAGATCGTGACCGAGCCCGGCTCGTCGACCGATCGCATCATCCTGATCGTCGACCTGGAAGAAAAGTCGACCGGCGACTTCTCGGTATCGGGCGGCTATTCCACGACCGACGGTGCGCTCGCCGAAGTCAGTATTTCCGAACGCAACTTCCTCGGCCGCGGCCTGTTTGCCAAGGCATCGGTAACCTACGGCCAGTATGCGCGCGGCTATGCGCTGTCGTTCGTCGACCCCTATCTGCTGGATTACCGCGTCGCCCTCGGCCTCGATCTGTTCCAGCGCCAGCAACTCGCCAACAGCTACATCGCCTACGGCACCAAGACGCTGGGCTTCAGCCCGCGGCTCGGCTTCAGCCTGCGCGAAGATCTCGCTTTGCAACTGCGCTATTCGATCTACTCGCAGCAAATCCAGCTGCCGAGCAATCTCGCAAACTGTAACAACAATCCGAACAACGGCCTGCTCGCCTTCAATCCGTCGCCGGCCTATGCGAACTTGAACGGAATTCCTAACGGAGGCACCGCATCAGCAGGGGGCCAGACCGCCACCGACACTTCGGGCGCGGGCCTGTGGTGCTACAGCGATGGCGAAGCGTCGCTGCCGGTCCGCAAGGAACTGCAGAGCGGCAAGACCCTGACCTCGTCGGTCGGTTACTCGCTGAACTACAACACGCTCGACAACAACAAGAACCCGACCGACGGTCTGTTGATCGACTGGAAGCAGGACTTTGCCGGCCTCGGCGGCGACGTGAAGTACATCAAGTCGGCGATCGACGCGAAGTACTACACGCCGCTGGTTGCCGACGTCGTCGGCTTGATCCACCTCCAGGCCGGCATGCTCAACCAGTTCGGCAACACCGAACTGCGGATGCTCGATCACTTCCAGATGGGCCCGAACCTCGTCCGCGGCTTTGCCCCGAACGGTATCGGTCCGCGCGATATCAATCCCTTCGGGACGGGTGATGCGCTCGGCGGCACCAAATACTGGGGCGTGTCGGCGGAGTTGCAGATGCCGTTCTGGTTCCTGCCGAAGGAAGTCGGGCTCAAAGGCTCGGTCTATGCCGACGCCGGCGGACTGTATGACTACAAGGGCCCGACGGCGTGGGCGCAGACCGGTGAAGTCAATACCCCGGGCTGCCGGCCGGCGCGGACGCTCTCGCCGACCGACGCGGGTACCTGTCTCGGTCTCCAGTATGACAGCGGCAACGTGGTCCGCACCTCGGTGGGCGTCGGCCTGATCTGGGCCTCGCCGTTCGGTCCGCTGCGCTTCGACTACGCGGTGCCGCTTACCAAGGGTCAGTTTGACCGCGTGCAGCAATTCAAGTTTGGCGGCGGAACATCGTTCTAA
- a CDS encoding LpxI family protein has product MTSAAPEISSPVGVIAGGGAMPFAVADSLQKRGIAPVLFALRGACDPVAVERFRHHWISVGQLGRAIKLFRSEGCRDLIFIGSLLRPALSEIRLDLGTVRRIGHIMSAFRGGDDHLLSGIGRIFEQDGFRMVGIRDVAPDILMPEGAIARATPDPAATADIERGREVLRALGPFDIGQAVVVIDGHVVAVEDIEGTDGLLARVARLREAGRIRASRGRGVLVKAPKSGQDLRFDLPTVGPTTVEGVAKAGLAGMAVIAGNTIAAESQEMIAVADKAGLFIQGLPA; this is encoded by the coding sequence ATGACGTCAGCGGCCCCGGAAATTTCTTCGCCGGTCGGCGTCATTGCAGGCGGAGGCGCCATGCCGTTCGCGGTCGCGGACTCGCTGCAAAAGCGCGGCATCGCGCCTGTCTTGTTTGCCTTGCGCGGCGCCTGCGATCCCGTAGCCGTGGAACGCTTCCGGCATCACTGGATTTCGGTAGGACAACTCGGCCGCGCCATAAAACTGTTTCGCAGCGAGGGCTGCCGCGACCTGATCTTCATCGGCTCGCTGCTGCGGCCGGCGCTGTCGGAGATCAGGCTGGACCTCGGCACCGTCCGCCGCATCGGCCACATCATGTCGGCGTTTCGCGGCGGCGACGATCACCTGTTGTCGGGGATCGGCCGCATCTTCGAACAGGATGGTTTTCGGATGGTCGGCATCAGGGACGTCGCCCCCGATATTCTGATGCCGGAGGGCGCCATTGCCCGCGCAACGCCCGATCCGGCGGCCACCGCCGACATTGAAAGGGGACGCGAGGTGCTCCGCGCCCTCGGTCCCTTCGACATCGGCCAGGCCGTCGTTGTAATCGACGGGCACGTGGTGGCGGTCGAGGATATCGAAGGCACGGATGGCCTGCTGGCGCGCGTGGCGCGGCTGCGCGAAGCCGGACGCATCCGCGCCAGCCGTGGCCGTGGCGTGCTGGTGAAGGCGCCCAAGAGCGGCCAGGATCTGCGCTTCGATTTGCCGACGGTGGGTCCCACAACCGTCGAAGGCGTGGCCAAAGCGGGTCTCGCCGGCATGGCCGTCATCGCCGGCAATACCATTGCCGCGGAATCGCAGGAAATGATCGCGGTCGCCGACAAGGCCGGCCTTTTCATCCAGGGCCTGCCCGCGTGA
- a CDS encoding KTSC domain-containing protein encodes MIRAATSFILLLLTAPVGTEAVDVRDSGPVDLATFECRDINRSTIIQRVCYDRAQRAMIVGIKGGYDRFCELPPETFDGFMTAPSMGQFFNQNLSGSAPDRRYDCRTKRPPGR; translated from the coding sequence ATGATCCGGGCGGCAACGAGCTTTATCCTGCTTCTGTTAACCGCGCCGGTCGGCACGGAGGCGGTGGACGTGCGCGATAGCGGCCCGGTCGATCTCGCAACATTCGAGTGCCGCGATATCAACCGCAGCACCATCATCCAGCGCGTCTGCTACGATCGCGCGCAACGCGCCATGATCGTCGGCATCAAGGGCGGCTACGATCGATTTTGCGAACTTCCGCCTGAAACATTCGACGGCTTCATGACAGCTCCGTCGATGGGCCAGTTCTTCAATCAGAACTTGAGCGGATCGGCACCGGACCGACGTTATGACTGCCGGACAAAGCGGCCTCCGGGCCGCTAG
- the lpxA gene encoding acyl-ACP--UDP-N-acetylglucosamine O-acyltransferase: MSMIDPTARIEAGAVIGEGTSVGPYCIIGPNVVIGANCRLIAHVHITAQTTIGDGCIIYPFASLGTPPQSLGYRGELTRLEIGAGCTIRESVTMNAGTVAGGGVTRVGERGYFMNCSHVGHDCQVGNDVIFATSATLGGHCEIGDFVFIGGLSAVHQFTRIGPQVMVGGVCGVRGDIIPFGLVNGQYASLEGLNIIGMKRRKFTKERLAKVRSFYQKLFHGPGIFAERLTSVQPQAAEDPAIAEILAFIGEGKHRALCLPADDGNKH; this comes from the coding sequence ATGAGCATGATCGATCCCACCGCGCGGATTGAAGCTGGCGCCGTGATCGGCGAGGGCACCTCGGTCGGTCCCTATTGCATCATCGGACCCAACGTCGTCATCGGCGCGAACTGCCGGCTGATCGCGCATGTTCATATCACCGCGCAGACCACCATCGGCGACGGCTGCATCATCTATCCGTTCGCCTCGCTCGGTACCCCGCCGCAAAGCCTGGGCTATCGCGGCGAACTGACCCGGCTCGAGATCGGTGCCGGCTGCACCATCCGCGAATCCGTCACCATGAATGCGGGCACGGTGGCCGGCGGCGGCGTGACGCGGGTCGGGGAGCGCGGCTACTTCATGAACTGCAGCCATGTCGGGCATGATTGCCAGGTCGGCAATGACGTGATCTTCGCGACCTCGGCGACGTTGGGCGGTCACTGCGAGATCGGCGACTTCGTCTTCATCGGCGGGCTGTCGGCGGTGCATCAGTTCACGCGGATCGGGCCGCAGGTGATGGTCGGCGGCGTCTGCGGCGTGCGCGGCGACATCATTCCGTTCGGGCTCGTCAACGGCCAGTATGCGAGCCTCGAAGGCCTCAACATCATCGGCATGAAGCGCCGCAAGTTCACCAAGGAGCGCCTTGCCAAGGTGCGGTCGTTCTATCAAAAGCTGTTTCACGGCCCCGGTATCTTCGCCGAGCGTCTGACCTCGGTGCAGCCGCAGGCCGCAGAGGATCCTGCGATCGCGGAAATCCTCGCCTTTATCGGCGAGGGCAAGCATCGCGCGCTCTGTCTTCCGGCCGACGACGGCAACAAGCATTGA
- the gltA gene encoding citrate synthase, whose protein sequence is MDAKSSNKTATLTVGNKTYDFPILSGTVGPDVIDIAKLYSQAGMFTYDPGFTSTGSCQSKITYIDGDAGILEYRGYPIEQLAEKGDFLETCYLLLYGELPTAAQKQDFDSRVIHHTMVHEQMARFFQGFRRDAHPMAIMVAAVGALAAFYHDSTDINDPKQRMIASMRMIAKVPTLAAMAFKYTIGQPFMYPKNSLTFAENFLHMCFAVPCEDYKINPVLADALDKIFILHADHEQNASTSTVRIAGSSGANPFACIAAGIACLWGPAHGGANEAALAMLADIGTVDNIPEFIAKVKDKNSEVRLMGFGHRVYKNYDPRAKIMQKMCHAVLAETGHGDDPMLKVALELEKIALSDPYFIDRKLYPNVDFYSGITLKAMGFPTSMFTVLFAVARTVGWISQWSEMIEDPQQKIGRPRQLYTGVARRDYVEIPKRK, encoded by the coding sequence ATGGACGCAAAATCCAGCAACAAGACTGCAACGCTAACGGTAGGTAACAAGACCTACGATTTTCCGATCCTCAGCGGCACGGTGGGGCCAGATGTCATCGACATCGCCAAGCTCTACAGCCAGGCCGGGATGTTCACCTACGACCCCGGCTTCACCTCGACTGGGAGCTGCCAGTCGAAGATCACCTATATCGACGGTGACGCAGGCATTCTGGAATACCGTGGCTATCCGATCGAGCAGCTCGCCGAAAAGGGCGACTTCCTCGAGACCTGCTACCTGTTGCTTTACGGGGAACTCCCGACCGCCGCCCAGAAGCAGGATTTCGACAGCCGCGTGATCCATCACACCATGGTTCACGAGCAGATGGCCCGCTTCTTCCAGGGCTTCCGCCGCGACGCCCATCCGATGGCGATCATGGTCGCCGCAGTCGGCGCACTGGCCGCGTTCTACCATGACTCCACCGACATCAACGATCCGAAGCAGCGCATGATCGCCTCGATGCGCATGATCGCGAAGGTGCCGACGCTGGCCGCGATGGCCTTCAAATACACCATCGGCCAGCCCTTCATGTACCCGAAGAACTCGCTCACCTTTGCCGAGAACTTCCTGCACATGTGCTTCGCGGTGCCTTGCGAGGACTACAAGATCAATCCGGTGCTGGCTGACGCGCTCGACAAGATCTTCATCCTGCACGCCGACCACGAACAAAACGCATCGACCTCGACGGTGCGGATCGCCGGCTCCTCCGGCGCCAACCCCTTCGCCTGCATCGCCGCCGGCATCGCCTGCCTGTGGGGCCCGGCGCATGGCGGCGCCAACGAAGCCGCTCTGGCAATGCTGGCCGACATCGGCACGGTCGACAATATCCCGGAATTCATCGCCAAGGTGAAGGACAAGAACAGCGAAGTCCGCCTGATGGGCTTCGGACATCGCGTCTACAAGAACTACGATCCGCGCGCCAAGATCATGCAGAAGATGTGTCACGCCGTGCTGGCCGAAACCGGCCATGGCGACGACCCGATGCTGAAGGTGGCGCTGGAACTGGAAAAGATCGCGCTGAGCGATCCCTACTTCATCGACCGCAAGCTCTACCCGAACGTCGACTTCTATTCGGGCATCACGCTGAAGGCGATGGGTTTCCCGACCTCGATGTTCACCGTGCTGTTCGCGGTCGCCCGCACCGTCGGCTGGATCAGCCAGTGGAGCGAGATGATCGAGGATCCGCAGCAGAAGATCGGCCGTCCGCGCCAGCTTTACACCGGCGTCGCTCGCCGCGATTACGTCGAGATCCCCAAGCGGAAGTAA
- the lpxB gene encoding lipid-A-disaccharide synthase, giving the protein MTPGRATAETGRKVFLIATEESGDRLGAHLMKILRQRLGGAVRFEGVGGRAMAGEGLDSLFPIEELSIIGLAAVAKQLPKILRLIRQTAAAVTEAAPDILVIIDSPDFTHRVARRVRARDARIPIVDYVSPSVWAWRPGRARAMRTYIDHVLALLPFEPEAYRRLQGPPCSYVGHPLTEQLASLRPNAEEAKRRDEQPPVLLVLPGSRRSEIRHHMAYFGATLGRLVEQGVAFEPVLATMPHLQEAVAEGIKGWPVQPRVVVGEQEKRAAFRIAHAALAKSGTVTLELALSGVPMVTAYRTGAIEAWILRRAIKVNSVILANLVVGENVVPEFLQEDCTPEKLAAAVRDLLGDSALRRKQLEAFAKIDRIMSTGNAPPSVRAADIVLATMRRSRP; this is encoded by the coding sequence GTGACGCCGGGACGCGCGACCGCCGAGACCGGGCGGAAGGTCTTCCTGATCGCGACGGAGGAATCCGGCGACCGTCTCGGCGCCCACCTGATGAAGATCCTGCGCCAGCGGCTTGGCGGCGCGGTGCGGTTCGAGGGGGTCGGCGGCCGCGCGATGGCGGGCGAAGGCCTGGATTCGCTGTTTCCGATCGAGGAGCTCTCGATCATCGGGCTCGCCGCCGTCGCCAAGCAACTGCCGAAGATCCTGCGGCTGATCCGGCAAACCGCCGCCGCCGTGACCGAGGCCGCGCCGGATATCCTCGTCATCATCGATAGTCCCGACTTTACCCACCGCGTCGCCCGGCGCGTTCGCGCCCGCGATGCCAGGATCCCGATCGTCGATTACGTCTCGCCTTCGGTCTGGGCTTGGCGGCCGGGCCGGGCACGGGCGATGCGGACCTATATCGATCATGTGCTGGCCCTGCTGCCGTTCGAGCCCGAGGCCTATCGCAGGCTTCAGGGGCCGCCTTGCAGCTATGTCGGGCATCCCCTGACCGAGCAATTGGCCTCGCTGCGGCCGAATGCCGAGGAGGCGAAGCGGCGCGACGAGCAACCGCCGGTGCTGCTGGTGTTGCCGGGAAGCCGCCGCAGCGAAATTCGTCACCACATGGCCTACTTCGGCGCGACGCTCGGACGGCTGGTAGAGCAGGGCGTGGCGTTCGAACCCGTGCTGGCGACCATGCCGCATCTGCAGGAGGCGGTTGCCGAGGGCATCAAGGGCTGGCCGGTGCAACCCCGCGTCGTGGTCGGCGAGCAGGAGAAGCGGGCGGCGTTCCGGATCGCGCATGCGGCGCTGGCGAAGTCCGGCACGGTGACGCTCGAGCTGGCGCTATCGGGCGTGCCGATGGTCACCGCCTACCGGACCGGCGCGATCGAGGCCTGGATTTTGCGGCGGGCGATCAAGGTGAATTCGGTGATCCTGGCCAATCTCGTCGTCGGCGAGAACGTCGTGCCCGAATTCCTGCAGGAAGACTGCACGCCCGAAAAGCTCGCTGCGGCAGTGCGCGACTTGCTTGGCGATTCAGCGCTGCGGCGGAAGCAGCTCGAGGCTTTTGCCAAAATCGACCGGATCATGTCGACCGGCAACGCGCCGCCCAGCGTGCGCGCCGCCGACATTGTGCTGGCGACGATGCGGAGGTCGCGGCCGTAG
- the gltX gene encoding glutamate--tRNA ligase has protein sequence MTDSVVTRFAPSPTGFLHIGGARTALFNWLYAKKRGGKMLLRIEDTDRERSTEPAIAAILDGLKWLELDWDGDVIYQFSRAIRHREVAEQLLASGKAYRCYATAEELTAMREKARAEGRTRLYDGLWRDRDPSEAPDGMKPTIRLKAPQTGETVIEDQVQGRVVWQNENLDDLVLLRGDGNPTYMLAVVVDDHDMGVTHVIRGDDHLINAARQKQIYDALGWDLPNMSHIPLIHGPDGAKLSKRHGALGVEAYRAMGYLPAALRNYLVRLGWSHGDQEIFSTQEMIDAFDLPAIGRSAARFDFAKLENLNGHYIRHADDKALVTQFENVLDYVPDGAELKAKLNDTTRAQLLRAMPSLKERAKTLLELIAGSYFIFADRPLEIEPKALALLTPETRALISQLRTALEAVTDWSAQTTEAAMRNFAEQNNLKLGAVAQPLRVALTGRTTSPGIFDVLAVLGRDQCLARLGDQAAG, from the coding sequence ATGACTGATTCCGTCGTCACCCGCTTCGCCCCGTCGCCCACCGGCTTCCTCCACATCGGAGGCGCCCGCACCGCGTTGTTCAACTGGCTCTACGCCAAGAAGCGCGGCGGCAAGATGCTGCTGCGGATCGAGGACACCGATCGCGAGCGTTCGACCGAACCGGCCATTGCCGCGATTCTCGACGGTTTGAAGTGGCTCGAGCTCGATTGGGACGGCGACGTCATCTACCAGTTCAGCCGCGCCATCAGGCACCGCGAGGTCGCCGAGCAACTGCTCGCCAGCGGCAAGGCCTATCGCTGCTATGCGACGGCAGAGGAACTGACCGCGATGCGCGAGAAGGCCCGCGCCGAGGGCCGCACCCGCCTCTATGACGGGCTGTGGCGCGACCGCGACCCGTCCGAGGCGCCTGATGGCATGAAGCCCACCATCCGCCTCAAGGCACCGCAGACCGGCGAGACCGTGATCGAGGACCAGGTGCAGGGCCGCGTGGTCTGGCAGAACGAGAATCTCGACGATCTCGTGCTGCTGCGCGGCGACGGCAACCCGACCTACATGCTGGCGGTGGTGGTCGACGACCACGACATGGGCGTGACCCATGTGATCCGGGGCGACGATCACCTGATCAACGCGGCCCGCCAGAAGCAGATCTACGACGCGCTGGGATGGGACCTGCCGAACATGTCGCATATCCCGCTGATCCACGGCCCCGACGGCGCAAAACTGTCGAAGCGCCACGGTGCGCTCGGCGTCGAGGCCTACCGCGCCATGGGTTACCTGCCGGCGGCGCTGCGCAATTACCTCGTCCGACTCGGCTGGAGCCATGGCGACCAGGAGATTTTCTCGACGCAGGAGATGATCGACGCGTTCGACCTGCCGGCGATCGGCCGGTCCGCCGCGCGGTTCGATTTCGCCAAGCTGGAAAACCTCAACGGCCATTACATCCGCCACGCCGACGACAAGGCGCTGGTGACCCAGTTCGAGAACGTGCTGGACTACGTCCCCGACGGCGCCGAGCTGAAGGCGAAGCTCAACGACACCACCCGCGCGCAATTGCTGCGGGCGATGCCGAGCCTGAAAGAGCGCGCCAAGACGCTGCTCGAACTGATCGCCGGCTCCTATTTCATCTTTGCCGACCGGCCGCTCGAGATCGAGCCGAAGGCCTTAGCCCTGCTGACGCCGGAGACCCGCGCCCTGATCAGCCAACTCCGCACCGCGCTGGAAGCGGTCACCGACTGGAGCGCGCAGACCACCGAAGCCGCCATGCGGAATTTCGCCGAGCAAAACAATCTCAAGCTGGGCGCCGTCGCCCAGCCACTTCGGGTGGCCTTGACCGGACGCACGACTTCACCGGGTATTTTCGATGTTCTGGCGGTGCTGGGACGGGATCAATGCCTGGCTCGGCTTGGCGATCAGGCGGCCGGATAA
- the lpxD gene encoding UDP-3-O-(3-hydroxymyristoyl)glucosamine N-acyltransferase → MAQPIFFKQPPSSTLAEIAALTKAVLVDPALGDRKIKGLASLDEAGPMHLAFFDNLKYVDQLAATKAGACLVSPRFEARVPAHVAVLRAAQPFRAFVNLAREWHADALRPQTWFDNDGIAPSAIIDASAHLEDGVIVDPLAVIGPRVEIGAGTVIGAGAVIGADVRIGRDCNVGARTAIQFALIGNNVLIHPGCNIGQDGFGFIFFGPDGHQKVPQTGRVLIQNNVEVGAGTSIDRGSLRDTVIGEGTKIDNQVQIGHNVTIGRHCLLAAQIGLAGSLTIGDNVALGAKVGINNHLKIGDGAQVTAMSAVKDDIPPNGRWGGHFAKPTKQWFREIIAVERLVRDATADTKDEGRE, encoded by the coding sequence ATGGCGCAGCCGATATTCTTCAAACAACCCCCTTCGTCGACGCTGGCCGAGATTGCCGCGCTGACGAAGGCGGTATTGGTTGACCCTGCGCTGGGCGACCGGAAGATCAAGGGACTGGCTTCGCTGGACGAAGCCGGCCCCATGCATCTGGCGTTCTTCGACAACCTCAAATATGTCGATCAGCTCGCAGCCACCAAGGCCGGTGCCTGCCTGGTCAGCCCGCGTTTCGAAGCCAGGGTGCCGGCCCATGTCGCGGTGCTGCGGGCCGCGCAACCGTTCCGCGCCTTCGTCAACCTCGCGCGCGAATGGCACGCCGACGCGCTGCGGCCGCAGACCTGGTTCGACAATGACGGCATCGCGCCGTCAGCCATCATCGACGCGTCGGCCCATTTGGAAGACGGCGTGATTGTCGATCCGCTGGCCGTGATCGGCCCGCGGGTCGAGATCGGCGCCGGCACCGTGATCGGCGCGGGCGCCGTGATCGGCGCCGATGTGAGAATCGGCCGGGATTGCAATGTCGGCGCGCGTACCGCGATCCAGTTTGCACTGATCGGCAATAACGTCCTGATCCATCCTGGCTGCAACATCGGACAGGACGGCTTCGGCTTCATTTTCTTCGGTCCCGACGGCCATCAGAAGGTGCCGCAGACCGGCCGCGTCCTGATCCAGAACAATGTCGAGGTCGGCGCCGGCACCAGCATCGACCGCGGCAGCCTGCGCGATACCGTGATCGGCGAGGGCACCAAAATCGACAATCAGGTCCAGATCGGCCACAATGTCACCATCGGCAGGCACTGCCTGCTGGCGGCCCAGATCGGGCTCGCAGGCAGCCTGACGATCGGCGACAACGTCGCGCTCGGTGCCAAGGTGGGCATCAACAACCACCTCAAGATCGGCGACGGCGCCCAGGTTACCGCGATGAGCGCGGTCAAGGACGACATCCCGCCCAACGGTCGCTGGGGCGGCCACTTTGCCAAACCGACCAAACAATGGTTTAGGGAGATCATTGCGGTGGAGCGGCTGGTGCGCGACGCCACGGCCGACACGAAGGACGAGGGACGGGAATGA